AGCGAGGCGGAGCCCGTGCCCTGCCGCAACGTGAGCTTGGCGGCGTCCTGCGGATGATCGGTCGCGCCGGCAGCCGTTGCCGCGAGCACGAAGGCCATCGCCGTCACCCGTCGCACGCCGGGGGCGTACCATGTGGGGCGGCCGCCGGCCAGGGAGAAAACGCAAAGGCCGGTCACCGCCGGGCATCATCGGCGGCGACCGGCCACTCACCGGTCACGCGTCGCTACGAAGAGCGGAGAGCGGGTGATCGGGGTCGAACCGACGACCTTGTGCTTGGCAAGCACACGCTCTAGCCAACTGAGCTACACCCGCAGAACGAAGTAGCATCTTGTATCCGCTCACTTTTCTGCGGTCAACCTCGGCGCAGGGTATGCGCGGTGCGGCGTCCGACGCCGCCCGCCCGACGTTGACTCGACTTGGCGGCGGCGTAGGGTCGCTCGCATGCAGGAGATCCTTAGGCTGTGCACCGGCCTCCCCGAGCGCACCCTCGGGGCCGGCGACGTCCTCCTGGGCGAGGGCGAGCGCAGCGGACGGCTCTACGTGCTGATCGACGGCACGGTCGAGGTGGTGAAGGGCGACGTCTGCGTGAACACGGTCTCCGACCCGGGCGCGATCTTCGGGGAGATGTCCCTTCTCCTCGACGCGCCGCACGTGGCCACCGTCCGCGCGCTCCAGCCCGCCCGCGTCCACGTGATCGAGAACGCGCACCAGTTCCTCGACGACGACCCGCGCGTCGCCCGTCTGGTCGCGCGCCTGCTGGCGCGGCGCCTGCACGCGGTCATGACGTATCTCGCCGACCTCAAGCGCCAGTTCGAGGATCACGACAGCCACCTCGGCATGATCGACGAGGTGCTCGAGACCCTCGTCCACCACCAGGGCGAGGAGCACGCGCCGGGGTCGGATCGCGACCCCGATCCGACCGTCTACTGAGCCTCCGGCACCGGGCGCTCGAACGGCCCGTCGAGCGACACCGTCGCGTCGCCCGCGAGCGAGAACCAGCTCGCCGTCCGCGCCGTGGTGTCGAGGATCACGTGCGTCGGCACCGGTCCGATCTGGCGGCCGGCGTTGAACACCCATGTGCTGCCGATCCGGTCGACCCACGAGCCGCCGCGCCGGAACGGCGACTGGTGGATGTGACCCGTGAGCACGATGTCGGGCGCGTGCTCCCCGATCCAGCGTACGAGGTCGGCGTCGCCGTAGTGCTGGTGCCCGGCCCAGCTGACGGGCGAGGCGTCGGGGGGCGCATGGTAGACCCACACCCAGCCCTTCGTGCGCCGGCCCGCATCGCGCGCGAGCTGCGCCCCGACGGCGTCGCGCGCGCGCGGCCCGTCCCACCACGGGCACACGGTGAAGAGCGTACCGTCGATGTCGATCCCGTCGCCGTCGGCCACCACGCCCAGGGCGCGCACGCGCGTCATCCAGGCCGCGACCTTCTCGTCGTCGGTGCGCGCGTTGAGGTCGTGGTTGCCGGAGCTCACGAGGAGCCGCGTCTTCGTGTGCAGGCGTGCCAGGTACTTGAGCGTCACCACGATCTGCGCGTCGAGCGACACCGCCGACGAGATGTCGAGGTGGTCGCCGGCGATCACGACCAGGTCGAAGTCCGTCGCGACCCGATCCAGCCAGTCGAGCTGCTTCAGGGTGTAGTGGAGGTCCGAGACGAGGAGGCACTTCATGGCGTCAGGCCTCGAGGTGGCGGGTGAGGAGGCGTGGGATCGCTCGATCGTTGGGATAGACGGCGGCGAGCGCCTCGACGCGTGCGACGACCGCGTCGCGCGGCTCCGTGCGGCAGGCGTGCAGCGCCGCCTCGAAGGCGGCCGCGCGGCGCGCGAGACTGCCGTCGTGATCGTCCGAGCGACGTCCGAGCAGCTCGTGCACGGTGACCGTCTGCCTGCGACCGCGGACGGGGGTGTGGTCGACCTCGCGGCAGATGAACGCGTCGCCGATCGTCTTTCGGGTCCGATCGGAGATGAGCACGCCCGTTCCGAACTGCCCGTTCAGGTGCTCCAGGCGCGAGGCGAGGTTCACGTCGTCGCCGACGGCGGTGTAGCTGAAACGCCGCGAGGATCCGAAGTTGCCGACCACCGCGTCGCCGGAGTTGATCCCGATGCGGATCTCGAAATGCGGCAGCCCCGCCTCCTCCCAACGCGCATTCAGGCGGCGCAGCTCGGCCAGCATGTCGAGCGCGGCGTTGCAGCATCGCTGGGCGTGATCGGGCACCGCGACCGGGGAGCCCCAGAAGGCCATCACCGCGTCCCCGATGTACTTGTCGAGGAGGCCGCCGTGATCGAACACCACGTCGGTCATGGCCTCGAGGTACTGGTTCAGCATCTCGCCGAGCTGCTCGGGCGGGAGGCGCTCCGAGAGGGTGGTGAAGCCGCGAATGTCCGAGAACAGCACCGTGATCGGGCGTCGCTCGCCGCCGAGCCGCAGGTGCGCGGGATCGGCGGCGATCATGTCCGTGATCTCCGCGTTCACGTAGTGCTGGAAGGCATGCCGGATCTTGCGCTTCTCGGCTTCCTCCACGACCGAGAGATGGACGGCGCCGCCCAGCATGCAGAGCACGAGCGCTCCCAGCGGGTAGACGGCCCCGAGCGCGAGGCCGGCGTGCGTGAACAGCCATTGCGTGCCGCACAGGTACGCGACCGCCAGAGCGGCGGCCGCTGCCGTGCCCCACCGGCTGCCGAGCCGGCGGAGCATCGGTCCGAGCAGCGCCCCGAGCAGGAGCACCACCAGCACCTCGGCGGGAACGAGCCACCACGGATGTCGGAGCGCGCGGCCGCGCAGGGCGTTGTCGAGCACCGTCCCCTGCAGCTCGACCCCGGGGACGACCGACGCGAACGGCGTCGGCACCTCGTCGAAGCCCGATGCGGTGAACCCCACGAGGGCGATGCGGCCCGCGAGCCTTTCCGCGGCCACGCGCCCTGCGAGAACGTCGGCCGCGCTCACGGTCGCGATCGTGCGGGGCGGCCCGAGGAAGTCGATCCAGAGCTGGCCCGCAGGGTCGACCTCGAGCTCCCGGCCACCGATTCTCGCCGATGCGATGCCACCCGGCTCGATCGTCACGCTGGCCCCGTCGCCGCGCGCCTGGACGCGAAGCAGCTCCAGCGCGAGCGACGGCACGAAGCGATCGCCGACCCGGATCGCGATCGGCACGCGGCGGTACGTCCCGTCGGGATCGGGCAGGAAGTTGATGTGTCCCGATCCCGCCGCGGCCTCGGCGAGCGGACGGATCGGCACGCGGGCGCGTGCGGCCGTCTGCGGACCCGGCGTGGTCGCGACCTTCGCCCCGCCGGTCGAAAGGACGCTCACCGACGGCAGCCCGGCCGTCACCTGCGCGAGGTCCGGCGCCGCGCCGCCGCCGAACTCGAAGAAATGGGCCAGGACCACGCGGCCCGAGCGTCGCAGCGTGGCGGCGAACCGGGCGTCGTCGTCGAGCTCGCCCGTGAGCGCCGCGCGGAGCCCGGCGGCGGAGCGTCCCGGGTCGGCGTCGATCATCGACTCGAGCGCGTGCCGGTCGACGGTGGTGACGGGCTCGTCGAAGACGACGTCGAATCCGATCGCCGCCACACCCGCGTCGTCGAGCCGTGCGACGAGGTCACCCAGCTTCGCCCGCGGCCACGGCCAGCGTCCAACCTCCTCCAGGCTCCGCTCGTCGATGGCGACGATGACGACGCGATCGTCGGCCGCGAGCGGTCCGCGGACGAGGTGGCGGAAGTCGAGGATCTTGCGATCGAGAACCTCGATCGGCAGCGGCGCGACGAGACGCAGGAGCGCCACGATCAGCGCGAGCCCGACGCAGACGGCGGTGGTGCCGAATTTCGGTGACCGCACGATCGCTGCGCCGACCGGCCCGAGCCGGCCCCTCTACGGAACGGGCGGTGGAGGCGGCCCTGGCTTCCCGCCCCGCGGTTTGAAGATCGGCTGATCGACGGCCTGCCCCTCGGGCGAGATGGCCCGCTCGCCGCCCCGCTGGGGACTGCGCGCATCGAGCGCATTCGCTCCCCGGCGCGCCCCGGCCGTCGATGCCGCGATCGACGTGGCGCGACGCAGCCCCTGCAATCGCCCCTCGGCGAGCGGAGCCGGCGCCACCGGACGGCTCCCGCGCCGCACCCAGGTCGCGATCCCCGGGCCGAGCAACACCTCGGCGGTGCCCTCCGGATCGGTGGCGGCCCGAACCCGCGTCACGTCGAGAACGCCGACGATCAGCGTCTCCTCCTTCGTCGCGTCATAGTCCGCGATGAAGCTCGTGCCGCGAACGCCGGCGATCGCCGTCGGGGTCTCCACCTCGAAGCGAGAGCGAGGCGCCGCATAGCGCTCGGTCACGACGGCCCGCAGGGCGCCGACCAGGAGCTGGAAACGCGACACCGTCGCGGCACCCGTCACCTGCTCGGTCACCTCGATCTGCGAGGACGGCCCGAGCGTCAGCTCGGAGTCCTCCCGCATCACGATGCGGAGCTTGCCATCGGTCCCGGTCCGGAGGCGGTCGCCGAGGAGCACGCCGTCGCCCTTCGACAGCGGAGCCCACTCGCCCTCCCCCGCATGCTGGACCTCGGCGCGTCCCTCGATCTCGGCCGCCGTTCCCACCTGCTCGGCGGCTCCAACGGTCCGTCCGGCGCCGAGCGTCACGGCGAGCGCCACGAGTGCGATCGCGAGCCTCCAACGCCGGCGCATCGGCGCGTCAGTACGCAAACCGGACCTCCGCGGCCACGACGTTGCGATCGTAGGTGTAGACGTCGATGTTCGAGTCGTCGACGGTGCCATAGTAGTTGAGTCCGATCGTCAGGTGGTCGGTGAGCGGTCGCCGCACGCCGACCGAGAACTGGTTGATGGCATCGTGCCGCTTCGTACGGAAGCCCGTGAGGCTGTTGGGCTCGGTGTAGTTCTCGTAACGGAACAAGTACACGACGTCGACGGTCACCTGCCACCCGGGAGCCCAGCCGACGCCGGCGTATCCTTGGTTGTAGTAGTAGCGGTAGTCGTTCGCCGCCGCGGAATGCGAGCTGGGGCGCACCGAGCCGAACTCGTATCCCACGGAGGCGTACTGCGCGCCCCAGTAGATCGTCTGGCTGAGACTCGCCGAGTCGTCCGGACCGTCGCGGACGTCTTCGAAGGCGTTGAAGTAGGTGATGTCGCCATGGCGGTAGAGGAACTGCGTCAGGCCCCAGCGACCCTCGACCAGCGACACGAAGGGGGTGACGAAGGGCTCACCGGAATAGCTCGGGCCACCCAGCGCGTAGTGCTGGTACCCGGCCTGCACGCCCGTCCAGAGCTCGGGAAGGAGGGCGTAGCCGACGGTAGCCTGCGCGAGGTTCGATCGCAGGTTGAAGTCGTCGAGCCGGAAGTACAGCGACTGGTACAGGTCGTACTCGACCGACGCTTGCCAGCGGTCCGTGTCGACGATGTCGTAGCGCCCACCCACGGAGATGGTGTACGCGCCGTCCCTCGGATCCGACGGCGTACCTGGGATCGTCTGACCGCTCGGGTCGAGCGCGACGTTCGAGTCGTACATGAAGCCAGTCGCCGCGTGCACGGACCACGGCCGTTCGCCGGCCGCTACGCCACCCTCGGCCTGCGTATCCGCGGGGTCGCCGCCACGCGCCACCCGAGGTGCGAGCAGCATCGCGACGGCGAACAGGATCGCCGGGAGACGACGCGACTGCACCGCGATCAGCTCGCCGGTCCCGGCGGATTGGATCCCGCGCCTTGCAGTGAGACGGCTCGGTTGCGGTGCCCGCGCACGATGAGGGCACGGGTGCGCCGGCCCAGGTCGAGCAGGCGGAACCCGAGGTTGCGCTGCACCGTCCCGTGGCGGAGTGCGCGCCGGAGGACGCCCAGGAACTGGCGGAGCTCGACGCGCAGCTCCGGTGCCCCGGGCCCAT
The sequence above is a segment of the Candidatus Eisenbacteria bacterium genome. Coding sequences within it:
- a CDS encoding cyclic nucleotide-binding domain-containing protein encodes the protein MQEILRLCTGLPERTLGAGDVLLGEGERSGRLYVLIDGTVEVVKGDVCVNTVSDPGAIFGEMSLLLDAPHVATVRALQPARVHVIENAHQFLDDDPRVARLVARLLARRLHAVMTYLADLKRQFEDHDSHLGMIDEVLETLVHHQGEEHAPGSDRDPDPTVY
- a CDS encoding metallophosphoesterase family protein translates to MKCLLVSDLHYTLKQLDWLDRVATDFDLVVIAGDHLDISSAVSLDAQIVVTLKYLARLHTKTRLLVSSGNHDLNARTDDEKVAAWMTRVRALGVVADGDGIDIDGTLFTVCPWWDGPRARDAVGAQLARDAGRRTKGWVWVYHAPPDASPVSWAGHQHYGDADLVRWIGEHAPDIVLTGHIHQSPFRRGGSWVDRIGSTWVFNAGRQIGPVPTHVILDTTARTASWFSLAGDATVSLDGPFERPVPEAQ
- a CDS encoding adenylate/guanylate cyclase domain-containing protein; its protein translation is MRSPKFGTTAVCVGLALIVALLRLVAPLPIEVLDRKILDFRHLVRGPLAADDRVVIVAIDERSLEEVGRWPWPRAKLGDLVARLDDAGVAAIGFDVVFDEPVTTVDRHALESMIDADPGRSAAGLRAALTGELDDDARFAATLRRSGRVVLAHFFEFGGGAAPDLAQVTAGLPSVSVLSTGGAKVATTPGPQTAARARVPIRPLAEAAAGSGHINFLPDPDGTYRRVPIAIRVGDRFVPSLALELLRVQARGDGASVTIEPGGIASARIGGRELEVDPAGQLWIDFLGPPRTIATVSAADVLAGRVAAERLAGRIALVGFTASGFDEVPTPFASVVPGVELQGTVLDNALRGRALRHPWWLVPAEVLVVLLLGALLGPMLRRLGSRWGTAAAAALAVAYLCGTQWLFTHAGLALGAVYPLGALVLCMLGGAVHLSVVEEAEKRKIRHAFQHYVNAEITDMIAADPAHLRLGGERRPITVLFSDIRGFTTLSERLPPEQLGEMLNQYLEAMTDVVFDHGGLLDKYIGDAVMAFWGSPVAVPDHAQRCCNAALDMLAELRRLNARWEEAGLPHFEIRIGINSGDAVVGNFGSSRRFSYTAVGDDVNLASRLEHLNGQFGTGVLISDRTRKTIGDAFICREVDHTPVRGRRQTVTVHELLGRRSDDHDGSLARRAAAFEAALHACRTEPRDAVVARVEALAAVYPNDRAIPRLLTRHLEA
- a CDS encoding FecR family protein, with the protein product MRRRWRLAIALVALAVTLGAGRTVGAAEQVGTAAEIEGRAEVQHAGEGEWAPLSKGDGVLLGDRLRTGTDGKLRIVMREDSELTLGPSSQIEVTEQVTGAATVSRFQLLVGALRAVVTERYAAPRSRFEVETPTAIAGVRGTSFIADYDATKEETLIVGVLDVTRVRAATDPEGTAEVLLGPGIATWVRRGSRPVAPAPLAEGRLQGLRRATSIAASTAGARRGANALDARSPQRGGERAISPEGQAVDQPIFKPRGGKPGPPPPPVP